Proteins encoded by one window of Melanotaenia boesemani isolate fMelBoe1 chromosome 10, fMelBoe1.pri, whole genome shotgun sequence:
- the trex4 gene encoding three prime repair exonuclease 4 isoform X1, producing MDKLESDEAKRENQPLVFFDLETTGLGQNCEIVQLAAVSAGHSLNLYVVPRCRIQRGAAKVTGFKVHKRKLYLHRQLVFTNSLKEVLVSFIAFLRMLGHPLLIGHNIRRFDCPLLARALDELDLRAQFESSVSGCIDTLPLAREMLKNSGLQSFCQENLVRELLGVNYKAHDALEDVRALQTLYRYLQPTPEVVLAHKFTLDSMDNKAALSAAKTKADCKPAVEQSLWEHFRQRVKLTEVHDGEFKALLHQPPS from the exons ATGGACAAATTAGAATCAGACGAAGCAAAAAGGGAAAATCAGCCGCTGGTTTTCTTTGACTTGGAAACGACTGGACTTG GTCAAAACTGTGAAATCGTCCAGCTGGCTGCTGTGAGTGCAGGTCACTCACTGAACCTCTACGTCGTCCCTCGGTGTCGAATACAACGAGGGGCAGCTAAAGTGACAGGCTTCAAGGTCCACAAACGGAAACTATACCTCCATCGCCAGCTTGTCTTCACTAACTCCCTCAAAGAGGTCCTGGTCTCCTTCATCGCTTTCCTTCGAATGCTTGGACACCCGCTTCTCATTGGGCATAACATTCGCCGCTTTGACTGTCCACTGCTGGCTCGAGCGCTTGATGAGCTGGACCTTAGAGCCCAGTTTGAGTCTTCGGTCTCAGGCTGCATTGACACTCTACCACTGGCTCGTGAGATGCTGAAGAACAGCGGTCTCCAGAGCTTTTGCCAGGAAAACCTGGTCAGAGAGCTGCTGGGGGTGAACTACAAGGCTCACGATGCTTTGGAGGACGTGCGGGCGTTACAGACACTCTATAGGTACCTTCAGCCTACGCCTGAAGTTGTCCTTGCGCATAAATTTACTCTGGACAGTATGGACAACAAAGCAGCCTTATCTGCTGCCAAAACTAAAGCAGACTGTAAGCCAGCTGTGGAACAGTCCCTGTGGGAGCACTTCAGACAGAGGGTGAAATTAACAGAAGTCCATGATGGAGAATTTAAAGCACTTCTGCATCAACCACCTTCATAA
- the trex4 gene encoding three prime repair exonuclease 4 isoform X2 has product MCINDKQKGQNCEIVQLAAVSAGHSLNLYVVPRCRIQRGAAKVTGFKVHKRKLYLHRQLVFTNSLKEVLVSFIAFLRMLGHPLLIGHNIRRFDCPLLARALDELDLRAQFESSVSGCIDTLPLAREMLKNSGLQSFCQENLVRELLGVNYKAHDALEDVRALQTLYRYLQPTPEVVLAHKFTLDSMDNKAALSAAKTKADCKPAVEQSLWEHFRQRVKLTEVHDGEFKALLHQPPS; this is encoded by the exons ATGTGCATCAATGATAAACAGAAAG GTCAAAACTGTGAAATCGTCCAGCTGGCTGCTGTGAGTGCAGGTCACTCACTGAACCTCTACGTCGTCCCTCGGTGTCGAATACAACGAGGGGCAGCTAAAGTGACAGGCTTCAAGGTCCACAAACGGAAACTATACCTCCATCGCCAGCTTGTCTTCACTAACTCCCTCAAAGAGGTCCTGGTCTCCTTCATCGCTTTCCTTCGAATGCTTGGACACCCGCTTCTCATTGGGCATAACATTCGCCGCTTTGACTGTCCACTGCTGGCTCGAGCGCTTGATGAGCTGGACCTTAGAGCCCAGTTTGAGTCTTCGGTCTCAGGCTGCATTGACACTCTACCACTGGCTCGTGAGATGCTGAAGAACAGCGGTCTCCAGAGCTTTTGCCAGGAAAACCTGGTCAGAGAGCTGCTGGGGGTGAACTACAAGGCTCACGATGCTTTGGAGGACGTGCGGGCGTTACAGACACTCTATAGGTACCTTCAGCCTACGCCTGAAGTTGTCCTTGCGCATAAATTTACTCTGGACAGTATGGACAACAAAGCAGCCTTATCTGCTGCCAAAACTAAAGCAGACTGTAAGCCAGCTGTGGAACAGTCCCTGTGGGAGCACTTCAGACAGAGGGTGAAATTAACAGAAGTCCATGATGGAGAATTTAAAGCACTTCTGCATCAACCACCTTCATAA
- the LOC121647769 gene encoding DNA polymerase III PolC-type-like produces the protein MDIRTIVFFDLETTGLDTSVCDIIQLAAVCEERVFNGYTLPRQTLTESATQVTGFTVRPGGLFLHGRPVNTTPLYDVLTSFMAFLRSFRRPVLLAAHNARRFDAPVLTRVLRKHSLLQEFQQVVSGFLDTFLMSKNLYRSVASHSQESLVRHFLGKSYNAHNAVEDAKMLQELYKAWRPNQWDVSRFIYSATYRF, from the exons ATGGACATCAGGACCATTGTTTTCTTTGACTTGGAGACTACTGGATTAG ACACATCAGTTTGTGACATCATCCAGCTGGCTGCCGTCTGCGAGGAGAGGGTCTTCAACGGCTACACCCTGCCCCGACAAACCCTCACCGAGAGCGCCACCCAGGTCACGGGCTTCACAGTCAGACCCGGTGGTCTGTTTCTACATGGGAGGCCTGTGAACACCACCCCCCTCTATGATGTTCTCACCTCCTTCATGGCCTTCCTGCGGTCTTTCCGTCGCCCAGTGCTACTGGCTGCCCACAACGCAAGGCGCTTCGATGCACCCGTGCTCACCAGAGTGCTGCGGAAACACTCCCTCCTACAGGAGTTCCAGCAGGTGGTGTCCGGCTTTCTGGATACTTTCCTGATGAGCAAGAACCTATACAGGTCTGTAGCCAGTCACTCCCAAGAGTCTTTGGTCCGACACTTCCTGGGAAAATCCTACAATGCTCATAATGCCGTGGAGGATGCTAAGATGCTGCAGGAGCTGTACAAGGCATGGAGACCAAACCAATGGGATGTCTCAAGATTCATCTACAGCGCTACCTATCggttttaa